Proteins from a genomic interval of Euleptes europaea isolate rEulEur1 chromosome 18, rEulEur1.hap1, whole genome shotgun sequence:
- the LOC130490223 gene encoding vomeronasal type-2 receptor 116-like, with translation MCPLRSALPDLHELYQPGNFLIGGIVSQIGYVFCDLDFKRNPSPDLFEVPNVVTKFYQHVLAMEFAISEINENSRILPNVTLGFHISDSYYDARVTYRSTLELIFKIRRNVPNYKCDAHKNLMAFVGGLSSDTSFQMADILGLYKIPQLTYGSFAPEKRETKHFLSFYRMVSNEEHQYMGIICLLQHFNWIWVGVFAVDDDNGEHFLTILEPLLSKNGICSAFTERCPNNLGWKEMVDINKLISNIYRHFTESKANTYIFYGESNTFLIFITHMFLGDPEYKENASYSKVWILTSQVDFALVGSQKYWDFQYFHGAISLTAHSNKVAGFQKFLQDINPTWKRDCFLQLFWEQAFDCTLPNPQKAKEIMDTCTGEERLENLPSAVFEMRMSGHSYSIYNAVYAVAHSLDAMYSSQSNYKAMPGRKKVDFQDLQPWQGLPLSLCSDYCQPGYHKRKKEGEKFCCYGCAACPQGKISNHVDMDDCVLCQEIQYPNKDQDQCLSKMANFLSYEEPLGISLTCIAVSLSVITLLVLGIFIKHKDTPIVKANNRDISYTLLISLLFCFLCSLLFLGKPSKLTCLLQQSTFGIVFSMAVSCVLAKTITVVVAFMATKPGTSMRMGVGKRLANFIILSCSLIQASICVVWLGTFPPFPDVDMQSLTEEIVIQCNAGSITMFYIVLGYMGLLSTVSLTVAFLARNLPDSFNEAKFITFSMLMFFSVWLSFIPTYLSTKGKYVVAVEVFSILASSTGLLCFIFFPKCFIIVLKPHMNSKEHLIRRNN, from the exons ATGTGCCCTCTGAGAAGCGCCCTTCCTGATCTACATGAGTTGTACCAACCAGGGAACTTCCTTATTGGTGGGATTGTTTCTCAGATTGGTTACGTTTTTTGTGACCTAGATTTCAAGAGGAATCCTTCGCCAGACTTGTTTGAGGTCCCCAA TGTCGTGACTAAGTTCTACCAACACGTCCTGGCCATGGAATTTGCTATCAGTGAGATCAATGAGAATTCCAGGATCTTACCCAATGTGACGCTAGGCTTCCACATCTCTGACAGCTACTATGATGCAAGAGTGACCTACCGTAGCACTCTGGAACTCATCTTCAAGATACGTAGAAATGTCCCAAATTATAAGTGTGACGCTCATAAAAACCTGATGGCTTTTGTTGGGGGGCTTTCCTCTGATACTTCTTTTCAAATGGCAGACATCTTAGGTCTATATAAAATTCCACAG CTCACATATGGCTCATTTGCCCCAGAGAAGAGGGAGACaaaacatttcctttccttttaccgCATGGTCTCAAATGAAGAACATCAGTACATGGGGATTATCTGCCTACTTCAGCATTTCAACTGGATTTGGGTCGGAGTGTTTGCTGTGGATGATGACAATGGAGAACATTTCTTGACCATCCTGGAGCCACTGCTTTCCAAAAACGGAATCTGTTCAGCCTTTACAGAAAGATGCCCAAACAATCTCGGCTGGAAAGAAATGGTTGACATTAATAAACTCATCTCAAATATATATCGACATTTCACAGAGAGCAAAGCCAATACATATATCTTCTATGGAGAGTCCAACACCTTTCTAATATTTATCACTCATATGTTCCTAGGAGATCCTGAATATAAGGAAAATGCTTCCTATAGCAAGGTGTGGATTCTGACAAGCCAGGTTGATTTCGCATTAGTGGGTAGCCAAAAGTATTGGGATTTCCAATATTTCCACGGTGCAATTTCTTTAACAGCTCACTCAAATAAAGTAGCTGGATTTCAGAAATTTCTTCAGGACATAAACCCCACTTGGAAAAGAGATTGTTTTCTCCAGCTCTTTTGGGAACAAGCATTTGATTGTACACTTCCAAATCCCCAGAAGGCAAAGGAGATCATGGATACATGTACTGGGGAGGAGAGGCTAGAGAATCTCCCTAGTGCCGTTTTTGAAATGCGTATGAGTGGTCATAGCTATAGCATCTACAATGCTGTCTATGCTGTGGCACACTCATTAGATGCCATGTACTCATCGCAATCCAACTACAAAGCAATGCCGGGTAGGAAAAAGGTTGACTTTCAAGATCTTCAACCTTGGCAG GGGCTGCCCCTTTCCTTGTGCAGTGATTACTGCCAGCCTGGCTATcacaagaggaagaaggaaggggagaaattttgTTGCTATGGTTGTGCTGCATGTCCACAAGGGAAGATTTCAAATCATGTGG atatggATGACTGCGTCCTATGTCAGGAAATTCAGTACCCAAACAAGGATCAAGATCAGTGCCTTTCCAAAATGGCAAACTTCCTATCTTATGAAGAACCCTTAGGCATCTCTTTGACTTGCATTGCTGTTTCCTTATCCGTAATCACACTCTTGGTTCTAGGAATTTTTATTAAGCACAAAGATACCCCCatcgtcaaagccaacaaccgagaTATCAGCTATACACTTCTGATCTCCCTTCTGTTCTGTTTCCTCTGTTCGCTACTATTTCTTGGAAAACCAAGCAAGTTAACCTGCTTGCTCCAGCAATCCACTTTTGGCATCGTCTTCTCAATGGCTGTTTCTTGTgtgttggccaaaaccatcaccgTGGTGGTAGCTTTCATGGCCACCAAACCAGGGACCAGCatgagaatgggggtggggaaaagatTGGCCAACTTCATTATCCTTTCCTGCTCCCTTATTCAAGCCAGTATTTGTGTGGTGTGGCTGggaactttcccccctttcccagatgTTGATATGCAATCATTGACTGAAGAGATAGTGATACAATGCAATGCAGGCTCCATCACAATGTTCTACATTGTCCTGGGCTACATGGGACTTCTGTCCACAGTAAGCTTAACGGTGGCATTCCTTGCCCGGAATTTGCCAGACAGTTTCAATGaggccaagttcatcaccttcagcatgctgatGTTTTTCAGTGTATGGTTGTCTTTCATTCCaacctacctgagcaccaaaggCAAATACGTGGTAGCCGTGgaggtcttctccatcttggcctccagtaCTGGGTTACTATGCTTTATCTTTTTCCCCAAATGTTTCATAATTGTGCTGAAACCTCATATGAATAGCAAAGAACATCTAATTAGGAGAAACAACTAG
- the LOC130490224 gene encoding olfactory receptor 6X1-like yields the protein MNCSRVKEFILLGFPHMWGINITLFTIVLLLYMLSIAGNGLIIVMVRVDRRLQKLMYFFLSNLSFLEMWYTTAVLPKMLANLVADKTTICFYCCMAQSYFHFLFGITEFYILTVMSFDRYVAICQPLRYSTIMTSSLCLQLALAAWFGGFFTILLQTILVVRLPYCGSNIVNHFYCDIGPMLKIAGGDTHLIEAIGFFIAVAVILTSLLLTVVSYIFIISTILRIPSASGQQRAFSTCASHLTLVRILYGAVLFIYLRPSAMHSSFSLNKAVSMLNTVVTPVLNPFIYTIRNNEVKEALRKSLIKKTWSFPHVPMVV from the coding sequence ATGAATTGTTCAAGGGTGAAAGAATTCATACTTCTTGGATTCCCGCACATGTGGGGAATAAATATAACTTTATTTACAATTGTCCTCCTACTATACATGCTGTCAATTGCAGGGAACGGTCTGATCATTGTCATGGTGAGAGTTGACCGCCGGCTCCAGAAGCTGATGTACTTCTTCCTCAGCAACCTTTCTTTCCTTGAGATGTGGTACACCACTGCCGTCCTCCCTAAGATGCTGGCCAACCTTGTTGCAGACAAGACCACCATCTGCTTCTACTGCTGCATGGCACAGTCCTACTTCCATTTCCTCTTCGGCATCACAGAGTTTTACATCTTGACTGTCATGTCCTTTGACAGGTATGTAGCCATCTGCCAGCCGCTGAGATATTCCACCATCATGACCTCCAGTCTTTGCCTTCAGCTTGCCCTGGCGGCTTGGTTTGGTGGCTTTTTCACCATCCTTTTGCAGACGATCTTAGTGGTGAGGCTTCCTTATTGTGGCTCCAACATTGTCAACCATTTCTACTGCGACATCGGTCCAATGTTGAAGATTGCCGGTGGCGACACACATCTCATTGAAGCGATTGGCTTCTTCATTGCTGTGGCGGTGATACTGACCTCTCTGCTGTTGACCGTGGTATCATACATCTTCATCATCTCCACCATTCTTCGCATCCCTTCTGCTAGTGGTCAGCAGAGGGCCTTCTCCACTTGTGCCTCTCATCTGACCCTGGTCCGCATCTTGTATGGGGCAGTTCTTTTCATCTACTTAAGACCTAGTGCCATGCACTCGTCTTTTAGCCTCAACAAAGCCGTCTCCATGCTCAACACTGTGGTCACCCCAGTGCTCAACCCTTTCATATACACCATCAGGAACAATGAAGTCAAAGAAGCATTACGGAAATCCTTAATAAAGAAGACTTGGAGTTTTCCTCATGTCCCAATGGTGGTCTGA